Below is a genomic region from Hylemonella gracilis.
GGGGAACATTCGCTTCCAGTCGTCCACGTGGAAAGGATGGATGCAAGCCAGCTGATCCTTCATCAGTCCCGCGCGCGCCAGCACGAAGGTGCCGGTGCAGATGCCGATGAGCGGAACGCCGGCTTCATCGGCCCGGCGCAGGAACGCCAGGTAATGCGGTTCCACATCGTCCATGAAGGGCAGCAGGCCGCCGATGACGGCGATGTAGTCGAACTTCGTGCCCGAGTCCAACGCTTCCTGCACGGGGATCTCGACGCCGGAACTGGCGGTGATGCGGGTGCCGGGCAGGCCCAGCACGCTCCATGAGCAGCGCACCTGCCGGCTCTGGTCGCCCAGGTCGGCCGCGTGGCGCAGCGCGTCGCACAGGCCCGCCAGTGACAGCAGGGGGAAACGCGGCCACAGCAGGATGCCGATGCGCAACTCCACGGCGTCGTCCGGCGGCACCGACGTGGCCGCCGCCGTGTCCAGGCTCTGCGAACCGTCGAGGCGGTGGACCAAGTGCTTGCCAGCGTCCTTCCCGGGCGGCGCGACACGCGTAGGGGTTTGCTTGGGATGTCGCATACGTTCAATTTAGCAGACAGCGCTTACAACCGGGAAAACGGGGGGCAAACCTACGATGCGTTCACGCCTGCGCAGCGTCATTCACCAACCCCTCGTCTGATTTTCTGGAGTCGATATGAAGCACTTGTCTCTGGCGCGCATCCTGTGCGCGGTTCTCGGCGTCGCGCTGATCGCGCCATCGGTTCACGCCCAATCGGTTCCCCGGACCATCGAGCCGGGGCAACTCACCATCGCCTTCACCGGTGACATGCCGGGCACGGGTTACCAGGACGGCAGCATGATCGGCTACGACGGCGAAATCCTGCAACGGGTGGCGAACACGCTCAAGCTCAAGGTCAAGCCCGCGCTGATGGAGTGGTCGGGCACGATCGCCTCGGTGCAGACCGGGCGCGTGGATGTGATGGCGGGCACCATGGGGTGGACCGAGCAACGCGCGAAGATCATGACGCTGAGTGATCCGATTCACTATTTCAAGAATGGCATCATGCAGTCGTCCAAGACCGACTGGTCGACCCTGAAGGAGCTGGAGGGGCGCAAGGTGGGCACCATCACCGGCTTCTCCTTCATCCCTGAGCTGCGCAAGATCAAGGGGCTGCAACTGAGCCAGTACGACACCTCGGACGCCGCCGTGCGCGATCTGCTGGCCGGTCGCATCGACGCCGTGATCGGCGATCC
It encodes:
- a CDS encoding ABC transporter substrate-binding protein; translation: MKHLSLARILCAVLGVALIAPSVHAQSVPRTIEPGQLTIAFTGDMPGTGYQDGSMIGYDGEILQRVANTLKLKVKPALMEWSGTIASVQTGRVDVMAGTMGWTEQRAKIMTLSDPIHYFKNGIMQSSKTDWSTLKELEGRKVGTITGFSFIPELRKIKGLQLSQYDTSDAAVRDLLAGRIDAVIGDPPVVQYAISRNPQWKLRFNAFTDNNPEFPLLTGLGQVVFGLSKDNPELAAAVNAEIAKLWQKCELKKIGERYGLVQDVWYVPVGQNFRAGVDRPADWRLPSCR